Proteins found in one Triticum urartu cultivar G1812 chromosome 4, Tu2.1, whole genome shotgun sequence genomic segment:
- the LOC125553893 gene encoding serine/arginine repetitive matrix protein 1-like, producing the protein MQSTESAQRRASSTAATAPRRSVGCMAGLLRLLSPYHRHRKRLTAKNATPEASRPPPSPPPMKKPAASPAPTQAPGQPQTPTAVRRRRSCEAPRSPTIAPEYRRASCDSPRPPPPAIVARLMGLEESAPASPATTPRPRPLPTRPPPPPPPEMAAEKRRKLLGALEKCDDDLQTLRRIIAAVRAAELRSAAASDVWPAPAGEGKGAKWMDGSPTVQQKPRAEAQYPSPDSVLDAITSPRFPCRKRSSPCTHLDADSKPEITRCGNDALIVRSKIVKPSRTLVFSGDYCKIKQYCNELHAMAMYHHPATVAAVEGMPRWTPSAAEAQGWQHRRRWGLQGPERSRAMVESVGEVWGQGAGEERWEAGLVGAALERAILQELVLDVVTELLAHSGREAQAPFGQFGRGHDHGGGAMCRKRLCF; encoded by the exons ATGCAGTCGACGGAGTCCGCCCAGCGCCGGGCCTCCTCCACGGCCGCCACCGCGCCCCGGCGGAGCGTGGGGTGCATGGCCGGCCTCCTCCGCCTGCTCTCCCCGTACCATCGCCACCGGAAGCGCCTCACCGCCAAGAACGCCACGCCGGAAGCCTCCCGACCGCCCCCGTCTCCACCGCCCATGAAGAAGCCGGCAGCGTCGCCGGCACCGACGCAGGCCCCAGGGCAGCCGCAGACGCCGACAGCTGTCCGGCGGCGGCGTTCATGCGAAGCGCCTCGGAGCCCGACGATCGCTCCGGAGTACCGCCGGGCCAGCTGTGACAGccccaggccgccgccgccagctATCGTCGCGCGCCTAATGGGACTGGAGGAGTCCGCGCCGGCTTCCCCCGCCACGACCCCGCGGCCACGACCGCTGCCCACccgccctcctcctcccccgccACCAGAGATGGCCGCCGAGAAGCGGCGCAAGCTGCTGGGCGCGCTGGAGAAATGCGACGACGACCTCCAGACACTGCGGCGGATCATCGCGGCCGTGCGGGCTGCCGAGCTGCGGTCGGCCGCTGCGTCCGACGTCTGGCCAGCTCCGGCAGGGGAAGGCAAGGGCGCCAAGTGGATGGACGGCTCGCCCACGGTACAGCAGAAGCCGCGGGCCGAGGCGCAGTATCCCAGCCCGGACTCGGTGCTGGACGCCATCACCTCACCGAGATTTCCATGCAGGAAGCGGTCGTCTCCATGCACACATCTCGATGCAGACAGCAAGCCCGAGATTACCCGTTGCGGCAACGACGCGCTCATAGTACGATCCAAGATCGTGAAACCCTCCCGAACACTTGTTTTCTCCG GGGACTACTGCAAGATCAAGCAATACTGCAACGAGCTGCACGCCATGGCCATGTACCACCACCCGGCGACGGTGGCGGCCGTCGAGGGAATGCCGCGGTGGACGCCGTCAGCAGCCGAGGCGCAGGGCTGGCAGCATCGGCGACGGTGGGGCCTCCAGGGCCCAGAGCGGAGCCGCGCGATGGTGGAGAGCGTGGGCGAGGTGTGGGGGCAGGGCGCCGGCGAGGAGCGGTGGGAGGCCGGCCTCGTCGGCGCCGCGCTGGAGCGCGCCATCCTGCAGGAACTGGTCTTGGACGTCGTGACGGAGCTGCTCGCGCACTCCGGGCGGGAAGCGCAGGCGCCGTTCGGCCAGTTTGGCCGCGGGCACGACCACGGCGGCGGTGCCATGTGCCGGAAGAGGCTCTGTTTCTGA